A region of the Arachis hypogaea cultivar Tifrunner chromosome 15, arahy.Tifrunner.gnm2.J5K5, whole genome shotgun sequence genome:
aatctcatagacactgtgaccaacaatcaatacttttatgctcatcaaaGGTAACACCAACCAGCTCCAAAGAAAGGTGTATTGGAACTAGAAGGTGTGGACACTATCTTGGCACAGAACAAATTCATGCACCAACAACTCCAACAGCAAATAGAGATGATGGCTAAGAGAATAGATGGACTTCAGTTGGCTGCAGTGAACATAGCCAGTCAACCTTCAAGTGAATGGGACCAAGGTGAAGAAGCTTTTGAGAAAGGCAACAATGAGCAACAACCAGAGCAAGTTTAATACATGCATAACACCTCAAGTTCTTCTCAAAATGACTtccatggtgatacatacaattcaTCATAGAGGAATCATCCTAAATTGAGGTGGGGTGATAATCAAAATTCATGGCAGAAGAATCACAATTCCAACAACTCTcgcaacacaaacaaccaaaatcactcaaccacCACTAActaatacagaaaaccacaaaactcaTATTAGCAACCCCACAATAATTCACAAGCCCACTAAAATAACTTCTCCATACCACCATTCAACTCACAAAACACCCATCTCAACTTTCCAAATAACTTCCAGCAGCAACAATCATATTCCATCATACCTCCCATTGACCACCAAGAAACCAGGATCTCAACTCTGGAAGCAACTTTACAAGCCCATAACCAGACTACACAAACCCTTGCTCAGAACACACAAAGTTTAGCTAAAggacaagagagcctattcaagGGACAAGAGAGACAAGAAGCCAATATGGCTAGACAAGATGCcagtaggggtggcaaacgggccagACAATTTGCTAAACAACCAACTAATACTTTTCCCAGTGACACAATCCCTAATCCAAGGGAGGAATGCAAAGCAATCCAGCTAAGAAATGGAAAGAGTGTGGAAAATGACAAAGGTGCTAAAAAGAAACAAGCAGAAGAAGACAAGAATGATCAAGCCAGTTCCAAGAAGGAGGAGGAATCACAAGCCTTAAAGAAGGGAAAGCAAGTCATGGAAGAGCAACCACAggagaaaaaaaagggagaagtgAAACCTTATGCACCCAAACTTCCTTACCCACAGAGGCTGCACAAGGAAATGAGGGATCAACAATTCCCTaaattcttggaaatctttaGGAAACTGAAGATTAATATTCTATTGGTTGAAGCTTTGGAGAaaatgccattatatgccaagTTTCTTAAAGAATTAAttaccaagaagagaagctggaatgaGAAAGAAAAAGTGGTTCTTACCCAAGAGTGTAGTGCAATCATTCAAAAGGGacttccaccaaaactcaaagatccaggaagcttcttTATCTTATGCACTATTAGGAACATGGCTATTGACAAAgcactctgtgacctgggagcaagtatTAATCTAATGCATCTTGCCATGATGAAGAAATTGATGATAGAAGAGGTTAAGCCTACAAGGATGTCACTACAACTTGCTGACAAATCCCtcaaaataccaaatggagtGGTGGAGAACTTACTGGTGAAAGTTGGGAAGTTCAttttcccagctgattttgtaaTACTGGATATGGATGAGGAAGGAAACAACTtaatcatccttggaagacctttcttggccacaacaaGGGCTATAATTGATGTGGAGAAGGGAGAAATGGTTCTCAGGGTGCATGAGGAACAAATGGTCATCAATGTTTTCAAAGCAATACAATACCCCACTGAGAAAGAAAAATTCATGAGGATTAACATAGTAGATGATTTGGTTGAGGAAGCAATTGAAGCAGACCAATGTGAAGACCATGTAGGGGAAGCTCAAGACATACAAGAGAAAGATTCACAAGAGGAACAAGCACTGGAAAGTTCAAGTGAAGTTAAGGAGGAAGGGGCACCAAAGcaagaattgaaacccctccctccttatctcaaatatgcattccttgatgGAGAGGATAACCATCCAGTAATCATAAATTCATCCTTGAGCAAGCAAGATGAAGCCAAATTGATTGGGGTATTGAAAACTCACAAGACAACCATAGGGTGGACAATTGATGACATCAAGGGTATAAGCCCTGCTCTCTGCATGCATAATATCTTGCTAGAGGAGGACTCAAGGCCAGTGGTACAACCTCAAAGGAGGCTtaacccaaccatgaaggaagtagttCAGAAGGAGGTGATGAAGTTATGGAATGTTggaatcatatacccaatttctgatagcttttgggtaagcccagtgcaagtggtaccaaagaaaagAGGCATGACCGTCAtttttaatgagaagaatgaactcatcCCTATAAGAACAGTGACAGGATagaggatgtgtattgactatagaaggctgaatgatgctacaaggaaagatcacttccctcttcccttcattgatcagatgctagaaagattggctggccatatttattactgcttcttggatgggtATTCTGGATACAATCAGATAGTGGTGGACCCTAGGGATAAAGAAAAGACCTCCTTCATctgtccatttggagtctttgcctacagaagaatgccttttgggtTGTGCAATGTCCCTGCTaactttcaaaggtgtatgctctccatattctctgacatggtagaaaaatttttagaagtcttcatggatgatttctctatctTTGGTAACTCTTTTGACACTTGCCTGCATCATCTAAcccttgtcttgaaaagatgccaagaaacaaatttagttttgaattgggaaaaatgatATTTCATGGTaccagaaggtattgttcttgggcataaggtttTAAGCGAGGATATAGAAGTTGACAGAGGTAAGATAGAGGTCATAGAAGAGCTTCCTATACCAGCCAATGTGAAAGCAGTGAGAAGTTTTCTTGCGCATGCTGgtttttataggagattcatcaaaaaCTTTTCAAAGATAGTCAAACCACTAAGCAACTTGTTAGTGGTTGACAATCCTTTTGTCATTGATGATAGCTAtaagcatgcttttgaaactttgaAAGATAAACTCATTACAgtaccaatcatcacacccccagattgggaattgccttttgaactcatgtgttatgcaagtgactttgcaattggtgctgtattggGACAAAAAAAGATAagctgcatcatgttatatactatgcaaGCAAGGTGTTAAATAAAGcccagaaaaattataccactacagaaaaagaactcttggaaattgtatatgcatttgaaaaatttaaacAATATTTGATTGGCTCAAAAGTtgtagtgtatactgaccatgctgctctcaagtatctcatgtctaaataggatgccaaaccaaggctcatCAAGTGGGTGCTATTACTACAAGAGTTCGATATTGAAGTGAAGGATAGAAAAGGAATTGAGAACCAAGTTGCAGATCATCTGTCAAGACTACTACAAGGGACTAACCAAGAATCTCCACAACCAATGAATGAGAAATTCCCAGATGAAAACCTCTTGCAAATCCAACAAGCTCCCTGGTTTGCAGATACGGCAAACTATAAAGCAGGAAGAAACATACCACAATATTTCATTAGACAGCAGGTGAAGAAGTTGCTCACTGAAGCTAAGCTATTCTTGTGGGATGAGCTGTTTCTGTTCAAACGTTGCCCAGATAAAATGATTCAAAGATGTGTACTAGAGGACGAAATGAGAGATGTTTTATTGTATTGTCATAATTCAAGCTATGGTGGTCACTTTGGAGCAGAGAGAATAGCTGTAAAAATCCTTCAGAGTGGATTCTATTGGCCTTCAATTTTCAAGGATGCAAGAGAATTTGTAAGCCAATGCAATGAGTGCCAGAGAACAGGAGGCTTAACAAGgaagaatgagatgcctcagaaatATATTTTGGAGGTGGAACTATTTGACATATGGGAAATTGATTTCATGGGCCCCTTCCCTCCATCATACTCTTTCAAATACATCTTGGTGGCTGTagaatatgtttcaaaatgggtggaggcaatagAAACCACTACATGTGATGCTAGTGTGGTTCTGCAGTTTCTTAGAAGAAATACTTTCACTAAGTGTGGAGTACCAaaaggacttataagtgatggtgGGAGTCATTTTTACAACAAACATCTGAACACCCTCCTTCATAGTTATGGAGTAACCCATAAGGtggccacaccttaccatccatAGACCAATGGCCAGGCTGAGCTAgcaaacagagagctaaagaaGATTTTGGAGAAAACAGTGGGAGCCACAAGAAAAGACTGGGAAAGGAAACTAGATGATGccctctgggcatacagaacagcatttaaaaCCCCCTATTGGGAGATCTCCTTTCCAGTTGGTATATGGTAAAGCCTGCCatctccctgtggagcttgagcATAAAGCTTTCTGGGCCACAAAACTCCTCAATCTGGATGCTTAAGCAGCAAGGGAGAAAAGATTGCTACAGCTCAATGAATTAGAAGAATTTAGATtggaagcatatgagaatgccagGATATACAAAGAACgagcaaagaaatggcatgacaagaggaTTGCACCTAGAATTTTTGAACCAGGATAGTGCTGCTTTTTAATTCAAGATTAAAAATCTTCCCTGGTAAGCTTAGATCAAAGTGGACTGGTCCTTATACTATTACCAGAGTGTCTCCTCATGGTCACTTAGAATTACTTGATGAAGCTTCAAAAGAAACATTCATAGTCAATGCCCATAGGTGAAGCATTACCTTGGTGGCTCTTGGAACAAGGAGGAGAGCATTCATCTGCTGACATAAACAAAGAAGTTgcaacgtcaagctaatgacgataaaagagcgcttcatgggaggcaacccatgcagagtatcctttaattttttttatgctttGATAGTTAGAAATAAAAtgtctattcatatgcattcaaGGGAATAAAATCAATTTTGATGGAAAGTCACTGAGTTTACATGTAGCTTATGATGGACACCAAGTTTGGTGTGAACAAAGGTTCCTTAAGATTGAGTCTATCTAAGTGATTTAATTCACTAATCTTGCAGCATACAGTcataatctaagtttggtgttcacataaGTTACATAGACATTGAATCTCAAGATAGATGATTTAGTTCCTTTAAGCATAAGTAATAGACATTAATTAATTGCTCGCATTAAGAAAGTAGAGTAGATTTGTCttccattaattttttttattttaaaagaaaagatgagTTGATACTTTGTTTTATCTTGCAGGGAAAACTGGAAAGAAAATGTGATGGCAAAAGGAAGGAACGGACAGCACACATGAGGAATCAAAGGGAGGAGTCACATGTCTTGGAGTTTTATACCTTAGGAAGAACACCTTGACATGCATTTGCCAGAAGTTTTACAACCCCAATGACATGACCGAATCCTCATCTCAAGACTACCTCCTCATATGAGCCACGTATCTTCATACTACTCACTCAATCCTCACCCTCTATTTCAAAGTAGCTAAACCACTAACTCCTTTGTCTTGCTTCAATAACTCATTCCCTTACTTTAAATTGGCAAGCAGCTTCCCTTTTGCTCACACATCTTTTCTGCATTCACATATTTACTTTATTCATAACCAACTCCTCTGCCAAAAATCGAATACACTCTTTCATACACCCCAAGTCACTTTTCTTCTTAAGCCCTGATCTGACCAAgattctcttctacctcattgcTCCAAGTTGTGTTCATATACCTCATTTTCCAAATCACTTTTCTTCTAGACTTtgctcataattcttcttatacttgaggacaagcaccattctaagtttggtgttgtggatTCGGTCTCCTCCCTCTCCATTCAATGGCCTCACCAAATTCCAGAAGCAGAAAAGAGAAGCAACCGGATGAAGCTGAACCACCCAcctatgatgaaaagagatttaaATCTCAATTTCATGAGCTCTAGTATTATGGGTGGATGGAGGAGAAAGAAGCCATTCCAGAGATTGGATTCAAATTGAAGGAAAGTGAATATCCCATGATAAGGAAAGTAActgaaaagagaagatgggaactCCTGTGTGAACCTCTTACAGACATAAGTGCAACTATGATacaggagttctatgcaaatgcagtaaggcAAAGCAAAACCACCCCTCCCTACAAAAGTTATGTGAGGGGAGTAGAGGTAAACTTCAGCCCAGCAGCAGTCATGAGGGTTCTACAAATAAGAGCAATACCTTTAACAGAGCCCAGTTTCGAAGAAAGAACAAATGGTGAGAATGACCCTGATGAGCTAGTAAATGAGATATGTATGGAGGGCAAAGATTGGGTGAGAGATTTGAATGGGGATCCATGTCACTTGAAGAGGATTGATCTCAAGCCTGAGGCCAAGGGTTAGTATGAAATTGTGAGAAGATCAATCTCCCCTACTGTAAACACTTCAGAAGTTACAATAAGGAGAGCAATCATGGTATATTGCACactcaaagggggagaagtaaaTGTTCCATAACTGATCGTAGACAGCATTCAAGAACTAGCTGAAGACAGCAGCAAATCAACCAGACTTGGCCATCCAAGCACCATATTGCATCTGTGCAATAGGGCATGGGTGCTTTTTTAGGATCAAGACACAGACTGGGTGAAGGATGGAAGGGCAATCACCAAGCAAAGGATGGAAGGTGCCACTGACACTCAAAGTGAGAGAAGACctcagagaagaagaaggaaaacacAAATGGAAGAGGGGCAAGCTTCTAGTACAATGGATTTAAGCCAAATTCAGATGCCACTGAAGAACTTTCTCAGTAATATATGAAGGCTCAGGAGCAATATATGAGGGCTCAGGAGCAGCAAGAGAATTGGCAGTTGAAAATGATAGAGCAGTAAGAAAATTGGCAGCTGAAAATGATAGAGCAACAAGAAAACTTCCAACTAAAGATGATGGATCAGCAGAAAAAATTCCAAGCAAGATCTCTGGATCGGCAAATGGAACAATCGGCTCAATTCCAAGAATCATTCAACAAATTGTTCCAACAACAAGCTGGGGAAGCTAGGCAGCTAGAAAGGATGGAGTATGACATAGATACTCAAGCAAAGGTAAACTACATAGTCTGTGGCATGCCAGTGATAAACTGAGAGATCACACCATTTCACCAGTGGCCTGAATTAGGAGAAAATCAATGAGGAAACAAAAAGGAAAGGAGAAGATGCTGGACTCTGGGACAGATGGACCATTCTTGGGATCAGATGTACCCTCTTgaagaacaaaaggaaacaaaaaagaagaaaaagtaggagccaaagaagaaaggagagtcgAACAAAGGAAAAGAGCACAAAAATTAGAGGTGGTGGAGTCCCTTTCATAGCTTAGTAAATAAGAAAGATGCACATCTAAAAATGATATGCCTTCCAAGTTTTCATATCACGCACTTTTATGATTAAGTTTTTATGTTTTGCACTTTCATGTTGGATTGTTTTAtgctctgaaaaaaaaaaatgtttgtttAGCATAGTTTCTTTGTAGCTTAATAACCATAATTCTTGACAGCACTATACTCTTGAAAATTTTTTGCACTGAATATCCTTAAAAATGCATCAGAGAgtgtttctttgaaaagaaggattgaggaatcccAAAAATATTGAGGCAAGTAAAAGATTAAGATGAGTGGtggttctgattgtatgattatgcattgaggttgcatgtttgtgaaaacctgTATGGGAGTTCATAGGCAGGAAATGAAATTTGGAGAAGTATTATGGAAAATCTCAAAAacctattgatccaagaagcagtagcaaaagaaaacaaaagagaaagaaaaacaaagaacaagcccaaggctctaagcatcaattactaggaagaaaaagaaagatacaaaaactcaaagagttaatATTCTAGTAACATGCTTTTGGTGgatttgtgtcaaagagagaggcctGAGctagtaaatcctaaggggtgcttcatcacttaATACCTTAACCCAACTGGgctgggagtattgattgaaaacttatcttaaagggctgctttgagacatgacacctaGAGTCAAGGCTGAGATGAATAAATACTGCTTCAATGTGACTatctataaagagatctccataacacaatttgaatgaaagtcctaagacctaagacttcaaAAATATAGGAACTAATAAGCACTAAAACCCCTGCATGAGAATATAGATCAGAGATCACCCGactatcacttaatcacttcactcactaagGCATTAGAAGCTATTCTTCAGTCCATTCCCATAAAAGAAACCTTtgtgcataattcttttcttgcttgaggacaagcaagcctTTAAGTTTATTGTTGTGATGCATTCGCATTTTTTTTAGATTAGCTAGGTAGTTTAAGTAGTTCTAGCTTAACTTCATgcattttatttcaaataaaaaagcaTTTGAATGAAGTTCTCATCAGACATTAATATGTCAAGGGCTAGGTGATTTTGTGCTTAATTCTATGCAAATGACATAAGAAAAGTGTTAAATATTTGAATGATGAAAATTTAAGATGCAGAGCTTTGATGAAGTTGTTTTGTGATCATGGCAGGGGATGAAAAGAGCTACGCTCATATGGAGAACGCTACATTCTCCTGCAGCTCACCTCTTGGTGCTACGCTCTGTTTCAAAGAGCTCCTTCAGCGACGTGTACGCAtatgtgacgcgtacgcatggagtaGCATTTTCGAAGAGCCACGGGTACGcgtagatgacgcgtacgcgtgggaaggGATTTACGCTCGTTTCCATAGAGCACTTGTGACAACTATCAAAGTTGGATTTGAAACTTCGCAAGCGACGCGTACACATCAGTGACACATACACGTGGGTGTGGCTTTAGTGAAGgatcacgcaaacgcgtggatggaACGGCAGCGTGGAAGTGACATTTtgatatccacgcgtacgcgtgtggcAGCGTGGAAGTGACTTTTTGATATCCACGCGTACATGTggaagacgcgtacgcgtgggacaaCATTCTTGGCGCGAGTGCTGCGCTTTCAAGGAGAACGCTACAAAAAGGATGCATAGGCGtatatcacgcatacgcgtcggtgcCTGAGTGCTCTGTTTTCCTGAAAGCGCTACGTTCTCTTGGAGCGGAGCAATTTTTTTCCAAGTACAAACTAAAAAGCCCAATTGAAGCCACTAGCAAGTACACCTGAAGCAGCTATTGAACTAGTATAAATAGGGGACATTTGGAATCAAGGAGGACGTCTTCTTGATCTACCTtttcagtttctttttttttagatctatttttttactctttgcacttttaaattttacttttcaGTTGAGGACTCTGTATTACTTTGGCAGTTTCACTTTCCATACacagtttttattttcttttccttttcaatgctgaattccattttcaatttgaaTATTCTGTTTGAACTTAGAGCTGTGAATCACTAAACCCCATCTTCACTAGGGGGATGAGCTCTTTTGGTTTCAATGAATTGataattcttcttttcctctcaaATCAAGTGGATTCATCTAAGagaaaactcttgttcttcacagattCAATTACTATCAAGAGAGGGATTGAATCTATTTGAATTAtgtgatgaacttgagaaaggagtcacagaagtcagtttagagttcatcctctcGTAATTCTCTTGATTGAGATATtctgggttggtatgtgagatgtaaccacccTGAATTGAGATCCTGAGAGTTGTGTGGCATACAAGATTAGCTATTGagcttcacctcttctcatgagcaattagatcaagagattggcaattgtttatgataagagaaattgaatcaccaagagattgggatccaATTACTTACAATCTTCCATGGATCTGTTtcacatgattgagaaggaattgatcaccatCATTTCAAGAGAAATCAATATCTCTGATCCCTAGTGATCTTACTCAGCATCTATCTTTATTCCTTTTCTTTAGAATCgctctttaatttccctgcacccaaagCCCCTTTATaattgatgcaatttaatttctgttgtcatttacattcagctcttttaatttcttgctctttacgtTTCAGTCATTAAGTTTCTTGCTATTTAAGTCTCTGTCAATTGACTTTCAGCACTTTGAATTTCTTAgaatttacattctgttaatcaaatctcactcaattcatcaatattcaCTTAACTAGACggatcacctcactaaagtttcttgatccatcaatcctcgtgggatcgacctcactccaagtgtgttttattacttgatgccaaataagagtaggatcatattgctcttggattgata
Encoded here:
- the LOC140179222 gene encoding uncharacterized protein; translated protein: MARQDASRGGKRARQFAKQPTNTFPSDTIPNPREECKAIQLRNGKSVENDKGAKKKQAEEDKNDQASSKKEEESQALKKGKQVMEEQPQEKKKGEVKPYAPKLPYPQRLHKEMRDQQFPKFLEIFRKLKINILLVEALEKMPLYAKFLKELITKKRSWNEKEKVVLTQECSAIIQKGLPPKLKDPGSFFILCTIRNMAIDKALCDLGASINLMHLAMMKKLMIEEVKPTRMSLQLADKSLKIPNGVVENLLVKVGKFIFPADFVILDMDEEGNNLIILGRPFLATTRAIIDVEKGEMVLRVHEEQMVINVFKAIQYPTEKEKFMRINIVDDLVEEAIEADQCEDHVGEAQDIQEKDSQEEQALESSSEVKEEGAPKQELKPLPPYLKYAFLDGEDNHPVIINSSLSKQDEAKLIGVLKTHKTTIGWTIDDIKGISPALCMHNILLEEDSRPVVQPQRRLNPTMKEVVQKEDAKPRLIKWVLLLQEFDIEVKDRKGIENQVADHLSRLLQGTNQESPQPMNEKFPDENLLQIQQAPWFADTANYKAGRNIPQYFIRQQVKKLLTEAKLFLWDELFLFKRCPDKMIQRCVLEDEMRDVLLYCHNSSYGGHFGAERIAVKILQSGFYWPSIFKDAREFVSQCNECQRTGGLTRKNEMPQKYILEVELFDIWEIDFMGPFPPSYSFKYILVAVEYVSKWVEAIETTTCDASVVLQFLRRNTFTKCGVPKGLISDGGSHFYNKHLNTLLHSYGVTHKVATPYHP